In Brachypodium distachyon strain Bd21 chromosome 2, Brachypodium_distachyon_v3.0, whole genome shotgun sequence, one genomic interval encodes:
- the LOC106865381 gene encoding uncharacterized protein LOC106865381: MDPADEMFQLCRFDLTPLEAVAYYLPRLLSGESLNGAERLIHRADIYGDLEPNDLAAAFPPAPKAERTGARFFFTLCKRQKGSRTRSARSAGAGTWTCQRTLDVVDHAGVKKGEMKHLSFKKGIKKEKESTGWVMEEYHCLLPEAVVADGEMVLCKIHLSQRPKSSPGIRRVSLWESRTRRSAGPNAGSRSNSSRIRRLLPPK; this comes from the coding sequence ATGGATCCGGCCGACGAGATGTTCCAGCTCTGCCGCTTCGACCTCACCCCGCTAGAAGCCGTCGCCTACTACCTCCCACGCCTGCTCTCCGGCGAGTCCCTCAACGGCGCCGAGCGTCTGATCCACCGCGCCGACATCTACGGCGACCTCGAGCCCaacgacctcgccgccgccttcccgccggcgcccaaGGCCGAGCGCACGGGCGCCCGGTTCTTCTTCACGCTCTGCAAGCGCCAGAAGGGCAGCCGCACACGCAGCGCGcgctccgccggcgccgggacGTGGACCTGCCAGAGGACGTTGGACGTGGTGGATCATGCCGGCGTCAAGAAAGGCGAGATGAAGCACCTCAGCTTCAAGAAGGggatcaagaaggagaaggagtccaCGGGCTGGGTCATGGAGGAGTACCACTGCTTGTTGCCGGAAGCTGTTGTGGCCGACGGGGAGATGGTGCTCTGCAAGATCCATCTCTCCCAGCGCCCGAAAAGCTCGCCGGGGATCCGCCGCGTGTCTCTCTGGGagtcaagaacaagaagatcaGCCGGCCCCAATGCCGGTAGCAGATCAAACTCATCAAGAATCCGCCGCTTATTACCTCCAAAGTAA